The Salvelinus namaycush isolate Seneca chromosome 5, SaNama_1.0, whole genome shotgun sequence genome segment GTATCCCTGTATCCACAATGGCTGAATATGAAACAGCTATGACACTTCTTGGCTCTTCCCTACAGGACAATGAGAAGCGGACACCGTTGCATGCCGCTGCCTATCTAGGAGATACAGAAATTCTAGAGCTACTCATACTATCAGGTAAGGTTATCATTGAAGAGAATGATTAGGCTATGACTCATGTCCATCGGATTTTGACTTCTGTTTTGATGCTTGTTGTGTTTGCATGTGACCGTTTGCCTCATACTTACCACCATTAAAGATCTTATGTGCAGCCGAcgtatttataaaaaataaaaactaatTAAGGCCATTGACAGCTGAAACGTCCCGATTTTAACTTGATAAGTTTAGCATCAAGATTTAAATTGTGAGCGAGAGTCGCACCTGTTCCTCCCAAATGTCCTCATGATTGTGGGTTGCACCTCGTCTCACGTTGGCTGAGCTACTTCTACTCCTCTCCACTCAGTGACATGACATTTTCCTTCAGTGTTGCTGTGTAATGAAAGTCCATGTCCCAGAATAGCTCTCTACAAGAGGCTTTGAGTACTTTctaaatggctccctatatagtgcactacttttgacctgagccctaaggaaagccctatgtgccctggtcagaagtagtgcacgaTAAAAGGTATTAGGGTGTTATTTTGGACACTGATTTCTGTGCTCCAGCTATTTAAGTTGTTGCCTTATCACCCCAGAGTCTGTCTGTCCCCTGTCTTTGTGTCCCAGGAGCCAGAGTAAATGCCAAAGACAACAAGTGTCTCAATACTCTGCACCGGGCCGTGGCTTCCTGCAGTGAGGTACGtggactgatacacacacacctgtgcatATGTGTTTTACTGTTCAGTGTGTTGTGatttttaaatgcactttaaacaAAGTTGAACATGATTTGAACTGTGCTCCTGTAGGAGGCAGTCCAGGTGCTATTGAAACACTCTGCTGATGTGAACGCCAGGGACAAGAACTGGCAGACGCCGCTCCACATCGCTGCAGCCAATAAGGCGGTCTGCTGTGCCAAGGCTCTGAACGTGTCGGACCAGGCCGGGCACACGGCGCTGCACCATGCAGTCTTCAGGGGACACCTGGAGGTTAGCAATTAGCATGGACATGATTACACACTGTAGTCTACACTTTATACCTGTCCTATCCCCAGGTTGAATTCATGATGCATCCCCTTAGTTACAATGGTTGTATGTAGGGCTGTGATGGTAATTGGATAACATTGACAGTTTTGGATGAAGACctccatgaaaataaaataaccgtcAAAACTGcaaactttttatttattttttattaaaaaaattattgaCGTAGATACACTTTACCCATAGCAGCGGTAACTATTTATTATTGTTCTGCTGACTTTGTCCATCTATTAAACTGTGTACATCTTCTCTCCAACTATCTTTTGATGCACCACAATCAGCAGATCTGCTCTACagttaagtcggaagtttacatacacttaggttggagtcattaaaactcgttgtgcaaccattccacaaatttcttgtttactatagttttggcaagtcatttaggacatctactttgtgcatgacaagtaatttttccaacaattgtttacagacagattatttcactgtatcacagttccagtgggtcagaagtttacattcactaagttgactgtgcctttaaacagcttggacaatttcatggctttagaagcttctgacagtctaattgacatcatttgagtcaattagtcAAGACCTACATTCAAActgtgggaaaatcaaaagaaaacagccaagacctcagaatttcttttggacctccacaagtctggttcatccttgggagcaatttccaaacgcctgaaggtaccatgttcatctgtacaaacaatagtatgcaagtataaacatcatgggaccacgcagccgtcctaccgctcaggaaggagacacgttctgtctcctagagattaacgtactttggtgagaaaagtgcaaatcaatcccagaacaacagcaaaggaccttgtgaagatgctggaggaaagtggtacaaaagtatctatatccacagtaaaacgagtcctatatagacataacctgaaaggccgctcagcaaggaagaagccactgctccaaaaccgccataaaaaagccaaactacggtttgcaactgcacatggggacaaagatcaaactttttggagaaatgtcctctggtctgatgagacaaaaatataactgtttggctataatgaccattatgtttggaggaaaaagggtgaggcttgcaagccaaagaacaccatcccaaccgtgaagcacgggggtggcagcatcatgttgtgggggtgctttgctgcaggagggactggtgcacttcacaaaatagatggcatcatgaggtaggaaaatgtggatatattgaagtaacatcaaaacagtcaggaagttaaagcttggtcgcaaatgggtcttccaaatggacaatgaccccaagcatacttccaaagttgtggcaaaatggattaaggacaacaaagtcaagatattggagtggccatcacaaagccctgacctcattcccatagaaaatttgtgggcagaactgaaaaagcatttgcgaacaaggaggtctacaaacctgactcagttacaccagctctgtcaggaggaatgggccaaaattcacccaacttattgtgggaagcttgtggaaggctacccaaaatactaagtgagtgtatgtaaacttctgacccgctgggaatgtgatgaaagaaataaaagctgaaatcaatcactactattctgacatttcacattcttaaaataaagtggtgatcctaactgacctacgtcaaggaatttttactaggattaaatgtcaggaattgtgaaaaaccgaggttaaatgtatttggctaaggtgtatgtaaacttccgacttaaactgtatatgCTGATAGGAGAGAATCTATGAAGGTCAGTTCATTGGGAGGGGGTGAGGTGAAATGTGGGGACTGGGGGTAACTATAGCCTAGTTACCTGGGGGTGGGTGGGTAGCCTCTGCCCTTCACCTGACCTTTTTCATTGTTACAGTAGGTCGGAGGAGGAGTGAGGTGGAAAAGTTGGCTctcattacaaaaaaaaaaaacagtgatTGTGCATATTCACTTTATCCCTGGGTCAGTGCCACTTGAAAGTCATATTGAAAAAGATTCTGCTAATCTTTAGTcataaagtgtagtagaattgcatgataaTTCATTTTAAAAATGCCCCCCAAATCTGGTGAAGAGAAACACATCTGACAGCCTAGCCTTACTCTACCACACGCTGCATTGAACAGTGATCGAGTTATATTATTCTAAATGATGACTACCCAAATTAGTAATAGTCCACTATCTTACATAAGTCTATAAATGTGATTCATggaatgctttaaaaaaaacaatttgcTTCCccttaacttcttgccactatagggggtgctgtttcgcattagcataatttgctctacagattaaactgcctagtactcaattcttgctcgtacaatatgcatattattgttattattggatagaaaacactctctagtttctatagccgtttgaattatgtctgagtggaacagaactcattctacagcacttttcctgatagggagtgagatttcagaaattttggcctctggtcccaggtcagttttaaagtccctgtaaatcctatgaggatacaaacactgcccacgccttctagatgtcagtaagtggtgacaatttgaatggagtcgattgcgcaatcagggcctgtataaaaggccaaagaccggatgtaccgttcttttgctccctgcgcctgacgcacgatggacgtcggacctgctctctttccaagctgttgtttagccagtaatatatcgccggtcatgtttttactcgttataggtgttaaaaacatcataaggtagttaatttaaaccgttttatagcaatttatatccgtttagtgcgattgaggcatttctatgtgatgcactttgaagcgccgggcacgtttcggggtcccggtcgaacgttagtgggcatttcgacggacaagaggacatctttcgaccaaaagaagattagacccaagaaaggatacattgcccaagattctgatggaagatcacctcatagtaagaaatatttaagaagataaatcgttgttctgtcgaaaaatgttaaacgcatattccgccattttttttggtatagcttcgcttggcgaaccctgtattgcacagtaaggatacttttagaaatgtaattcagcgattgcatcaagaactaatttgtctttcgatagctgtccaacttatatttttttagtcaagtttatgaatagttatccatgagacaagatcactgtgaaagatggcgcccgacattttcaggctagttttgctagtattgtcattgtataaccacggttttttgtggctaaatatgcacattttcgaacaaactctatatgtatgttgtaatatgttacaggagtgtcatcggaagaattctgagaaggttagtgaaaaaattaatatattttggcgatgataacgatatcgctctctttggcttgaatcaatgctcgggtaacgtttgcatatgtggtatgctaatataacgatttgtgttttcgctgtaaaacacttagaaaatctgaaatattgtctgaattcacaagatctgtgtctttccattgctgtgagctgtgtatttttaagaaatgttttatgattagtaattaggtaatacacgttgctctctgtatttattctagtcgagttgtgatggtgggtgcaattgtaaactatgatttctacctgaaatatgcacatttttctaacaaaacctatcctatacaataaatatgttatcagactgtcatctgatgaggttttcttggttagtggctatcaatatctttatttggccgaattggtgatagcacctgatggagtaagaaactgatggagttagaaaagtggtgtcttttgctaacggggttagctaatagatttacatattttgtcttccctgtaaaacattttaaaaatctgaaatggtggctttattcacaagatctgtatctttcatttggtgtcttggacttgtgatttaatgatatttagatgctactatttaattgtgacgctatgctagcgatgctaatcagtgtggggggggtggggggtgatcccggatccggggttgaggttcggtaaaagttaaCCTACGGGCCTTTGAGCAAGACAGTTAAGCCTAAACACGCTAATGTTACGCCCATCGGCTTTCAGTTGTCGATGACTGTACATATGGCACACCAATCACCGACACCGGAAGTCCCATGACTGTCACAGCCCTAGTTGTATGCTTGAGTTTGTTCGAGAGGCTTTGACGCCAGATTTTAGCAGATCTTGCCTCAGCCTGTGTTTTGTTTCTCTCCTTTTCCTGTTAGATGGTGAGGCTGCTTCTCTCCAGAGGAGCCAACATTAATGCTTTTGACAAGGACCGCCGTGCAATCCACTGGGCTGCTTACATgtgtaatgagttgaccacatCATTTACAATCTGACTAATGTCCTTATCCCAGTGAATGAATTGGCTGTGTGTTAGCCTCACAGCTcaactgtatggtccacctccacTGTGTTATTATGTCAGAATGATGGACTAAGTATGTTGATAAGATGTAGGTTTTCAATTGTACTAACATGATATAGCTTCAGTACAACATCGTCAGACGGCCCAGCTTCAGCGGTAGCAGTAGAGTAGTCAGACGACATGCACCTCAGCTTCTCCTCAGAGGACAGGTCATCATTTGCTGGAGAGATACCATGGTTTGGAGAGGCTTGGGATTGTACTTCATTAGTCAACAAATactctagagcaggggtgtcaaactcattccacggagggcctagtgtctgcaggtttttggtttttcctttcaataaagctctagacaaccaggtgtggggagttcctaactaattagtgatgttaattcatcaatcaagtacaagggaggagcgaaaacccgcagacactcggccccccgtggaatgagtttgacacctgtgctctagaGAAAAGACAAGGAACCGTTGGGTATTCTACAGGAGCACATCTGTTCTACACGGTCACGGCCAAATTCCCATTTTAATGTTGACCAACATGTACCCCACTGAACGCAGTTCTAAAAGTATGTTTCAGACCTTACCTTCTGTCTTGTTTAGCATCAGACCCTATGGATCGGAGCAAGGCCAGGGCATGCACAATGGAGACGTcatttgatgacagctctgaaaaacgtaggttaaggtacacaagcaaaatgaccaaatcaaagggtttgacaacattatttagacaagtgagttactctatggtgttgaatgagtgtcaaacacagcagcaccatagacacagtacaaagctagaagggttgtggaaagaaacacttacctccaagtctcctctgcagagagacttgctcttgcttctgggactttccaacagggtaacaagaaactgaggagaaagtgttaacagaagttgagttgacacaaaagagctacatatattaataataGCAGATGACCAATGCGGAACAAACAGACAATAAAATTTTAATCTCCAACTGATAAAGTTGAGCATATTTCCCAAACAAATCCCTTCAATCCAAATAAAACATTAGTGAACCACCCTTTCACAACCCCCACAGTCAACACAAAGCGCAGCaattctctcacacctcccaTGATCATGAAACTAGTCTGTGTTATCAACAGGTAATGTCTACACATGGCCTGTATGAGGCTTATATAGGCCACTAATGACCGTTTACCTGACAAACATGACTTAACGATCAATTAACATGCTTGATTGAGGTgttacattcagatagaaatagaccATGTAGAACATATGTTGATTCTGGTGGGCAGGCAATCTTTTCTACTccatatattgcatttatatctgtaatgtttaaccctaatggtctcagatcagcagtagaaagaagtaggcctaattattttaggtgtaatattcaaagatattagggggaaataaacactgtacccaaatccactttttacaatgctcctgggaaatgggtaggcctccaccatatagtcctcacagttttacagctgtgttatattcctttatttacatagatcacatacataaatatatatgttagCTGTAGGTAGCTTTGGGATAAAATTCCCATATTGTATTGTTACTAACATGAATCATAAATATCATATATTCCTCATTTGCTCTGTAGGAGGTTCGTCATATGAAGGACATTCAAGTGGATGTGACCCCTAACCTGCAATAGGGGCTCAGTGGGGTGACAGACATCCTGTAACGGATCTCCAAGCTAGTGTCTGAGGACCTGAAGGAGGCTGTGTCTACAGCTGTGGTTCAGGACAAGCATggtaacctaacctaacctcactgtatgaaggattTCATTGTTATGGATAGTCATCTCCAATCTGTTCAAATATTACTGTTGTTGATAACACACATTACTAAAATTATTCACActtgtcttcctatttccacataaTCTGTCATGGTTCCCCACCTTAACAGGGCATAAAACCAACCTCTCTTTATTGCTACTGCTAATACACCCAAATCCAACAGCTTTCGAGTATCTTAATGCTTTTCTTCTAACCCTGAATGGCAACTTTTTATCCTAGTACACAAGCATGTCACTTTATCCATCCACACCCACTCTACTGCCGCATGGCCTCTGCGGCTGAGACTTTCACCCTCTCGTTGCAGGTATTAGCCGGTAACCAACCCCACCCGGGTCATTATCCCCTAGGACTTACCCTTTGCAGGTATCAACCTGTTGTGGTTTACCTTCCAGGACTTACCATATACCACAAAGCTACGACCGGTCATAATTACAATGGGACTACTGAATAAGCTCAGGCTTTCTAGGTCCGTACCCTATAATTGGTTCAGCGTACGACTCTCATCTCCCCAAGATGTCAGAATTAGTGATAACAGGTGTAGGAACTGTGCCTACCTTGTTTCTGTTTCACTGATTCAGAATCTCTAGTTCGACTGCAAATCGTGGTGAACCCTGCTCGCAGTgccaactgttaggttctaattctcagagtaaaaactcgacggacactatgaaagcttaaaccaagtttattcttcccagagggtcaagagagctgcattagacaaaaaacatattcacacaagcactgatatttaatcctttctcctatgctgagtctaCTCCTACAcctctgaacagccaatgcatctctgttgctagacagaacctttgtgatatctgttcttcctcacttcatctgacctgaccgctaccccaaagtgctcactcctccccaactcaaggcTCAATTGGTATCAGATAGTGTCTGGTAGATTTTTCAACCAGAAATTTGCATagtgtagctctaactccaaaaggttttgggacactgtaaagtccatggagagcacctcctcccagctgcccactgcattgaggctaggtaacacggtcaccaccgataaatccatgataatcgaaaatttcaataagcatttctctacggctggccatgttttCTTCCTGGCTACCCTAactccggccaacagctccgcaccccccgcagctacttgcccgagcctccccagcttctccttcacccaaatccaggtagcagatgttctgaaagagctgcaaaaactggacccgtacaaatcagctgggctagacaatctggaccctctctttctaaaattatccgccaccattgttgctacccctattaccagtctgttcaacctctctttcgtatcgtccgagatccctaaagattggaaagctgccgcggtcatcaccctcttcaaagggggtgacactctagacccaaactgttatagacctatatccatcctgccctgcctttctaaagtcttcgaaagccaagttaataaacagatcactgaccatttcgaatcccaccgtaccttctccgctgtgcaatccggtttccgagctggtcatgggtgcacctcagccacgctcaaggtactaaacaatatcataaccgccatcgataaaagacagtactgtgcagccgtcttcatcgacctggccaaggctttcgactctgtcaatcaccgtattcttatcggcagactcaacagccttggtttctcaaatgactgtctcgcctggttcaccaactacttcgcagacagagttcagtgtgtcaaattggaaggcatgttgtccggacctctggcagtctctatgggagtaccacagggttcaattctcgggccgactcttttctctgtatatatcaacgatgtcactcttgctgcgtgtgattccctgatccacctctacgcagacgacagcattctgtatacatctggcccttctttggacactgtgttaactaacctccaaacgagcttcaatgccatacaacgctCCTTACGTGGCCtcaaactgctcttaaacgctagtaaaatcAAATGCATGCCTTTCAACCgctcgctgcccgcacccgcccgcccgcccgactagcatcactctCTGGACGGATCTGACCTAGAATaagtggacaactacaaatacctaggtgtctggctagactgtaaactctccttccagactcatatcaaacatctccaatccaaaatcaaatctagaatcggctttctatttcgcaacaaagcctccttcactcacgccgccaaacttaccctagtaaaactgactatcctaccaatcctcgactttggcgatgtcatctacaaaatagcttccaatactctactcagcaaactggatgcagtctatcacagtgccatccgtgttgttaccaaagccccttataccacccaccactacgacctgtatgctcttgtcggctggccctcgctacatattcgtcgccagacccactggctccaggtcatctataagtttatgctaggtaaagctccgccttatctcagctcactggtcacgataacaacacccacccgtagcacgcgctccagcaggtatatctcactggttatccccaaagccaacacctcttttggccgcctttccttccagttctctgctgccagtgactggaacgaattgcaaaatcgctgaagctggagacttacatttcactcactaactttaaatatcaactatctgagcagctaaccgatcactgcagctataCATAGTTCatgtgtaaatagcccaccccaatctacccacctcatccccatattgtttttatttacttttttgctcttttgcacaccagtatcactatttgcacatcatcatctgctcatctatcactccagtgttagtcTGCAAAATATTTATTACTTTgaaactatggcctatttattgccttacctcacgccatttgcacacactgtatagactttctttttttctattgtgttattgactgtacgcttgtttattccatgtgtaactgtgttgttgtttgtgttgcactgctttgctttattttggccaggtcgcagttgtaaatgagaacttgttctcaactatcttacctggttaaataaaggtgaaataaacaaaaaatcccagaggatcccagatggctaacaataacataaccTGACATAACGTAAACATTATACATTaagctctctccctcagtgacatgaattagtatatttcatattctcagaacccaacagtagGTTTTAAGGTGTGGCTGCATGTTTGTCGTGGACGCATTGtcactcttgatgttctttttCCAGATTGCAAGTGAAACACCTTTAGATGTAAGTGCCAGTTGGTAACTTTTCCTCACACTTGCTTGTTTAAGGTATGGATGCAACACCCCAGTATGTCTGCAGGGGCTGGTCACTGAGATTTACCATGTTTCACATGCTACTAGACTAACCTTCCAAGTAAATATGTTACAAGTCTGAACTGGCTGTCCTTGTCTTTCCTCAACTAATTGAAACCTCAGGGACAGACATGCTAAACGACTTTGATGTCAGAGCTCCCATCAGCCCTCTACACCTCGCTGTGAGTAAAGCCTACCTGCTCCTGTAGTGGTCTCCATatgacaaatggcaccctattccctatttagtacactacttttgaccagatccttataggccctgatcaaaagtagttaactacatagggaatagggtgctatctgGGATGCAGGCATGGTGTTGATTTTCCACAGGAAGTTGACTGTCCAGACAGACTCACACACCAAATTCCTATCTATTCCTGATTAGTGTGAAATACATGCATATTCTACAGAGTGATGATGGTTTCCTTATTTTGCCATTTGAGTTAATCAACCTCAGAGGAGAAGTAGAGTGTTTGTTTCTCAATCCCACGCTTGGCAGGGACCTCAGATGTTGATGCTGGGCGGGAGCAAAAATGGGCTCCCGATTGAAAGACTCTGGTCTACTTTAGAGGTCTAGCACTGTATTTCTGTTCAGGCGTACCACTGGTCTACTATAGGACATTGATTATATTAAGAGTGTATATCTATTCAGGCGTACCACTGGACTTTGCTtgagactgtgtttgtgtttctattcAGGCGTACcacggccaccaccatgctatgGAGGTCCTGGTTCAGTCTCTGCTGGATCTAGACGTGAGGTACCTGTCTGCCTTAAAAAGCCATGTGGAGTGTGTTGACGTCCTCATCAACCAGGGAGCCTCCATCCTGGTTAAAGACTTCACCCTGAAGAGGACCCCCATTCACGCTGCAGGTACACATAGGATATCACATAGAGCTTCTGTAATTAAAAAGTTTTCCTGACCAAGATGGCCATTTGTTTGGTCATGTTGCTAGGACGACAATGTCTGGTATAGTGTGAACATGCCcactagacactgatctaaggtcatttTTTGTCATGTTCTCCACTAATGATTGAGGATCtagggagggtaagctgatcctagatcagtgcaCAGGGGAGACTTCTATCCAGAGCCAGGTACACCGCTAGCAGGTGACAGGCTTTGATGGCCTCAGCCCCAAAATTCTTTATTATCTGCTGTGTTAACATCATGAGGATGTCATCTACCAACACCACTGTTCTACAAATCTGTCTGTTCATGTGAAG includes the following:
- the LOC120047324 gene encoding serine/threonine-protein phosphatase 6 regulatory ankyrin repeat subunit A-like; its protein translation is MARLPSARGEETKKNRKWHFLPKIGKIPKIRMKVGGSVFGDDLYAECEVPEVPSTSPPKEDLTTTLAPAPQESQSRKRPLIDNEKRTPLHAAAYLGDTEILELLILSGARVNAKDNKCLNTLHRAVASCSEEAVQVLLKHSADVNARDKNWQTPLHIAAANKAVCCAKALNVSDQAGHTALHHAVFRGHLEEVRHMKDIQVDVTPNLQ